One stretch of Candidatus Delongbacteria bacterium DNA includes these proteins:
- a CDS encoding VCBS repeat-containing protein: MKNVIVLFLSIFSLLMSQSFTEITSDGWGCSSLYRSFIILDLDNDGLLDLLNSDWVQPMDRWEQISPNSLELQLVERNFHDGLSTFYLPVFSDLDNDGLREMIYRSTYDNGTGNWVLEEENSINSLDFTIVSEHYDTGGGCGMSNFSDMNQNDLYDCIIIKHEDGVGYFYNIYEQQTPNTFDLHLIEEDIIPLNKYSCYIPQIIDIDNNGLYDIVIQDYMSDTLVVYRYEQTIESSFQLNLIDSNFLNLNSYLTSGSPICYGTSKLYCTDFNQNGKLNYIFLHPGDEERVFVLEQSNDDPNQFSLLDEIIVNFKDIIGANHSLIDLNNDNKLELFTTQNPTINLYEQDSLGSYQFELINEQFNEISEATIMKFYDLDNDGLMDLIIDDMVWEQSEIGSYDFEIVGEFTYDNIVVDFDCVTYDFADLNNDGVIDMVLGDQKGVVHFYIQSDENPYNFELTSTSFNSDAQASPRIIDLDSDGKYDLFLGTWNGKIRHLEQIDINSYEFEVIEDNFLNVNVGYNSSIDFSFVNDDDLLDAVLEGTAGYYLFIQNEDSDINTNSGLQAINYEIKHNNYPNPFNPSTTIAFNLPVADNVTVSIYNVNGQLIKTLINNQSLQSGNHTVVWNGKNESGSCFSSGMFIYSIKTKHGVVNKKILLVK; encoded by the coding sequence ATGAAAAATGTAATAGTACTATTTTTAAGTATCTTTAGTTTGCTAATGTCCCAATCTTTTACTGAGATAACAAGTGATGGATGGGGGTGTTCAAGTTTATATAGAAGTTTTATTATCCTTGACCTGGATAACGACGGACTATTGGATCTACTTAATAGTGATTGGGTTCAACCAATGGATAGATGGGAGCAAATTTCTCCAAATTCATTAGAGTTACAACTTGTAGAAAGGAACTTTCACGATGGTTTATCAACTTTCTATCTACCTGTTTTTTCTGATTTAGATAATGATGGTCTTCGAGAAATGATTTATAGATCTACATACGATAATGGCACCGGCAACTGGGTTCTTGAGGAAGAAAACTCTATCAATTCTTTAGATTTTACTATTGTATCGGAACATTACGATACAGGTGGCGGGTGTGGTATGTCTAATTTCTCAGATATGAATCAAAATGACCTATATGATTGTATTATAATAAAACATGAAGATGGAGTTGGATATTTTTACAACATCTATGAGCAACAAACACCGAATACATTTGATCTTCATCTTATTGAAGAAGATATTATTCCTCTGAATAAATATTCATGCTATATCCCACAAATAATTGATATAGATAATAATGGTCTCTACGATATTGTTATTCAAGATTATATGAGCGATACTCTTGTTGTCTATAGATATGAGCAAACAATTGAAAGTTCATTTCAATTAAATCTCATTGATAGCAATTTTCTAAATTTAAATAGCTATCTAACGTCCGGTTCACCAATATGTTATGGTACAAGTAAATTATATTGCACAGATTTTAATCAGAATGGTAAGCTAAATTACATTTTTCTACATCCTGGTGATGAAGAAAGAGTCTTTGTCTTAGAACAATCAAATGATGACCCTAATCAATTTTCCCTTTTAGATGAGATTATTGTAAATTTTAAAGATATAATAGGAGCAAATCATTCATTAATTGATTTAAATAACGATAATAAATTAGAATTATTTACAACGCAAAACCCAACTATTAATCTCTATGAACAAGATTCCTTGGGATCTTATCAATTTGAACTTATAAATGAACAGTTTAATGAAATTAGTGAAGCTACCATTATGAAATTTTATGATTTAGATAATGATGGATTAATGGATCTAATTATAGATGATATGGTTTGGGAACAGTCTGAGATAGGCTCGTATGATTTTGAAATTGTCGGTGAATTTACTTATGACAATATTGTAGTAGATTTTGATTGTGTAACATATGATTTTGCCGATTTGAACAATGATGGAGTAATTGATATGGTTTTAGGGGATCAAAAAGGAGTAGTTCATTTCTATATCCAGTCAGATGAAAATCCCTATAACTTCGAACTAACATCAACAAGTTTTAATTCTGACGCCCAAGCAAGTCCAAGAATAATTGATCTCGATTCGGATGGAAAATATGATCTTTTTTTAGGTACTTGGAATGGTAAAATACGCCACCTCGAGCAAATAGATATCAATTCGTATGAATTTGAAGTTATTGAAGACAATTTCTTAAATGTTAATGTTGGATATAATTCATCAATTGACTTTTCTTTTGTAAATGATGATGATTTGCTAGATGCTGTTTTAGAAGGGACTGCTGGTTATTATCTTTTTATACAAAATGAAGATTCAGATATAAATACTAATTCCGGATTACAAGCTATAAACTATGAAATTAAACACAATAACTACCCTAATCCTTTTAATCCATCTACAACGATTGCTTTTAATCTGCCTGTAGCTGATAATGTTACGGTCTCAATTTACAATGTTAATGGACAATTGATAAAAACCTTAATAAACAATCAATCATTACAGAGTGGAAATCATACCGTAGTTTGGAATGGCAAGAATGAGTCAGGAAGTTGTTTCTCTTCTGGTATGTTCATATATAGTATTAAAACTAAACATGGAGTAGTAAACAAAAAAATCTTACTAGTAAAATAA